From Erinaceus europaeus chromosome 9, mEriEur2.1, whole genome shotgun sequence, one genomic window encodes:
- the STRIT1 gene encoding sarcoplasmic/endoplasmic reticulum calcium ATPase regulator DWORF, whose translation MSEKAESTFPHLLVPVLLLIGWIVGLITMIYFVFF comes from the exons ATGAGCGAAAAAG CAGAATCCACATTTCCACATCTTCTGGTCCCTGTTCTTCTCTTGATTGGCTGGATTGTGGGACTCATCACAATgatttattttgtcttcttttaG